The sequence TACCACGCTCCCTACAgtaaccctgactctgccacactccccatGTGCCACATCCAAAAATTATTTGGAGCTGCCTCTCCTGCTTACCTTGTTGCCGTGACTCCTGGTATCGCTACCGTTCCTCCCTTGCTGTTTCCGCCTGTTTCAtaacctcctcccatgtccatgaggTCCTCCActgcctctctatggccagggcgtgacagtgagtgattgtttattgtaatttTCGGTCCGTCTGTGTGTGCTCAAGATGTTATTTTGTATATTTGTCTTTTTTGAGTAAAGCACGTTTTTTTTAACTcgtatctgctgtcctgcgcctgactctctCACCAGCAACATACAGGACTCGTTACATGCATTCTGCTCAGCTGTATCAATTAACACAGGCAAGAATTTCATAGGTCTATTATTAAggtataataaaataataaaatgcacAAAATAGAATGTGCTCATTTTGGATAATATGATTGATATCTTATTTTCTAAATCAGATTTTGCCCTATTCAATCTACTTCCCATAAAATACACAAACACTTTGAATGTCTATCTTCCAGAGCTTAACCCTATTGTGTATTTGCAAGCATTCAATTATAGAACAAGGGTGCTGGTGGGAGAGGGGGCAGTATAATTATAACAAGCACAAAATGGACCCTTGGCATTCTTCTTTCTTTGAGAAATCTTAATGGCAAATCATCACTTTACCTTTCACTTCCTAGTGTTTCATCCATAGTCTACACAGAGTGCTCAGGCCTGCCTAAACGCTTGTCATTGGCCGAGCCATTTAAGCTTTGCCTTTGGCCATACTCTCGAAAATTATTGTTGGTTTCTTGCCCTGGACTTCCATACACATAAGTGGGTACTCCTCCTTTGTGCTCAATTTGAGAACCCAGACAGAGCTGTGTCCAGAGTTTAGGTCTATGTGGGCTGTAGTGGGTTCTGCAGCAGTGGACGGGTTTGTTCAGCGTTACTAACGGCTGTGCACACAATCTGGCCAACACAATAAATCATACACATCTTAACACTTTCCACTCTCCCTGGGTTGCAGTGTGAGAGCGAACCATCATTCTCACCGTTATAAAGACACATTTAAAGCTGAAGGCCTATGTTGCAGGTCAGAAAATCAATCTGAAAGCTCATTCAATCCACCCCACTTTCTTAATTGAGGTAGTTTATGCAAAAATGACTCTTTTTGTCTGCTTGAGAATTCTGAAATTGATTGTAAACACACATGGTGCATTCAGGTTCAAAAACTCAATGAAGGAGAAGAAACAATTATTGAACAGTAATGACTTTGCTGCGCTGGGGGAAGCCCCTTCCGTGCATGCCTACTCTTGCATACTTCCTCTCCTTTTTATAATTAACCACCTCAGTGCAAATAACTTGTGAGGTGAATCCAAATTTTATATGGTAAACTTTACATATTGTTCCAAGATACAAACATAGAGGAAACTGACTACTTGTGTTCATTTGATTCCTGCAGACCGCCtttaaaacctctacaggatcggtgggtcccccgcgggacagttgagctagcataggctaatgtgattagcatgaggttgtaagtaacaagaacatttcccaggacaaagACATATCTGacattggcagaaagcttaaattcttgttaatctaactgcactgtccaaattacagtagctattatagtgaaagaatgccatgctattgcttgaggagagtgcacagttaggaacttgaaaatgtatgaataaaccattaggcacatttgggcggtcttgatacaacatttacaacatgtgtattcatgtgatatttgagtgacaaaAAATCACAACATCTATTGGCaatttcatttttaataaataaaaaaacactagttgatctggacatttctgattGAATAATAGAATATGTACCTTGTGCATTccactattacaactttcaagagtaagtttaaAGCCAGACTGAGTTCCCCCCTTGTCGACCATTGCTCTAGAGGGTCGGGGACAAAGACACATTGGTGGCATGGAGAGGTGTGGGGGATGGCGGTTGTTGGTTTTGATAAAATACTAATAATTACAACTCTGTAAATAACCAGGCCAAGCTGTGAAAACACAGGAGCACTGACCTGTGTAGagatgagaaaggagaggaatggagaggagcagagaggagaggagagaagaggagaaacaaGACTAAAGTGTGACTAATGGGATCTGGACACTGGGGCAACTCCGAACCCAGGTGACCACCATCAGTCCCTGCACCCTCGGCCGTCTCGCCGCCTAGTGGGACTAATTACTTAATAAGTAGCTGTTAGAGGTTTCCTGGACATAGTCCAGACCCTACAGAGGCCCTTAGAGCTGCTGCAGACCCCCACGAACACAAGGAGAGCTTCATTTATCAATCAGACCAATCAGGAGGCCACTTCCTTGGTTAGGGACGAATCGGAAAGCCACATGTTGGGGATTACATGTCGGAATTCCATAATGATGTAAAACCACCTGAATAAAATTAACAGTAGAGTTATTGATTAGATTAAAATAACAACTCAGAGAGTTACATTGATACATTTGATGCTTGATTCATAAAAGATACAGTAAAAAAAATTGCACAATTCACACCTTGGTTACAATCGAGCGAGATAATATATGCTTGAAATGTCTGAAATGTATGTATTTAACATGACATCATATTAAAGTGGATGGTTGAAGAATGGATGGTTTAAATGACATCACACAGTAGGGCTATGTGATGAACAGCTTGGTGTGTGACTGCTTTCACGCTGATGATGGGAAGTCAACGTAGCTAAAAGACAAgcgatgcgtcccaaatggcaaacTTTTTCATATAGTTCATTACTCTGTGTGTCCTAGTATTGCACTACAGATatcagatcttaatttgatcaaccTCTTGTAATTTTCACGTTAAATGTCTGAATTGATTTGCCCTAACTAAAAAGGCccatttattataatccacacaTTTCAcgtttcctgttgctgcaggattattttcctcctggcagaaactggtcaaattaagatcctacatctctatataggaaatagggtgcttTTTGGGATGCATACATGGTATGTAGAAAAAAGAGCCGCCACCGTCACCTGAAGCATGTGTAATTCTTCCTCTTTTCCCTCTGCGATGACAGATGAGGAGGAGCGGGTTAGGAGCAGGTATTAGAGCAGAGCAGCTCGTCACCCCTCACTGGGCCCCTGTGCAGAGGGACGACCACTTTACGCTGTCATACCAGGGCccaatgggagggagagagagcaaaagagagagagagaggtatagtatATTCTATTGGGACATGATGTGAGAACTATAACCATAGAATTAATGGTTGTTCCAGGTAGCCAGGATATCAACACAGATATGTGACACGtcaccacacagaccaccattgTACTGGTGACCATGGGACACCTTATCCTACAATAGATGCACTCCAGGCCCGGATCAATGCTGTCTCACTGAGTAAAGGGAGAGAAAATGTGTATCGTTTTACAATTATTTTTGGTTGACCACTCTGTAGAGAGGAGTAGTTTAAAAATGGAACCAGAAATGTGGTTGACGTACAGTACATTTAAAAACTAATGAACTATAAAGAATCATAGGATCTAATGCATTTCAAATTAAACATTCATATTTGCATAGACATTAACCATGTACCCACACACAGGGAATGACTCATGTTGCTTAATGGGTACTCTCACTGAGAGCGCTGTTCACAGAAGGGGACATCACCTCTGGTAAGATGGTAAGAGGGTCCAAGTGCTTTTCACATACTGCAGAGCTAAGCAGATTTGTCCAGGATCATAGCATAGCAGCATGGATGTAAAGTCAATGTGACATTACAGGCTATTGGCTAAAATTTGATTTAGGGTAATGAGTCATCCATCACTGGTTTAAATGGTATTTTGTTGTCACGATCATCATAATGattagaccaaggcgcagcgtatgTAGAATTCGACATGTTTAATAAATAAGAAACTCACGAAACAAACCAGAagaaaaacaaaccgtgaagctataatAGTGCTAACAGGCTACAATCCATAGTCAAAATCCCACAAAAACTAAagggggaaatggctgcctaaatatgatccccaatcagagacaacgataaacagctgcctctgattggaaatcataccaggccaacatagatatataattacctagatgacccaccctagtcacaccccgacctaaccaacatagagaataacaggctctctatggtcagggcgtgacatttgtAATATGTTGAAGACATCCATATCATGGGTTTAAAGGTTTAAATTGTAAACTGTACAAGTTGTGAATTGTAAATGTTACAAGGTTAAAGTTGTAAACTTTACAAGGTTTGAATTGTAAACTGTACAATATGTGAATTGTAAACTGTACAGGGTTAAACCTGTAAACTGTACAATATGTGAATTGTAAACTGTACAGAGTTTAAATTGTCAACTGTACAAGGTTTAAATTGTAAACTGTACAATATGTGAATTGTAAACTGCACAGTGGGAAAGGGAGCCCCCTGTAATAGATGTGTCATTGTTCCCCTGCACAGTGTTTACAAATCTGACACGAGGATACGGGGGTCCTCCTGTACCTCTGTCCGTTTTTAGGAAATCGAGATAGACCCCCCATATTTCATTTATACCTCGCTGATAGCATTTATCAGCGACGTCTTGATAAAAACAAAATATGCAACTTAAGCCTGAGCATGGCTAAACCGCCGAGGAGGACAGGATTACCTGGGGGCTGGCTGGGACAGACATCAGATTGTATTGTCATAAAGGGACCATTAGCCTCTTGGCAAACTGTACTTCAAGCCCCAGATGACAGGCCTTTtcaagacagacaggggagaaaaTATGAAACTTAAATTCTTCATGACAGAAACTTGAATGAATAAGTCAAAAAGTTATAAAATAATAAAACAGACAAAAGCAAACATTTATGTTTACCTCTCTAGCATAAATGTACTTAAATGTATATTTGTTGTCTTTATTTGATCACATATTTTCCTTTGAAAAGAACTGTCCTTGTTTATTAACAGATAGAGAGTCGCCATACAAAACACAATGGCCCAGACTTAGTGACTGGATGGGATTAAGTTTAAAACTGAATCTTGACAGACATATCCTGGAAGCATATCAGTCCCTCAGATTTCCAAAGACAAATCTGGGATTGATTGTATTAACTGGATAGTTAAATACAGCTAATCCGCACTGATCACTTACTATGTCTCAGGGCATATTCTATTGCTTATTTAACACATTTAGGCTACCACAATTTTCTTAGAATGTCTAAACAAAACAAAAGATGACATTAAACTGAATAATTATTGCAACTAAACTGTTATTTTATCCACACAAAAGAGCAAGATTAAAAAAGAAGAGAAATGATTAAATATGCAGACGAGGCAGCAACAAGAAAGGCAGAATTTCCATGCCAGGCTGTCATCTTCTTATTCCTGTTCATCTTTGAGTTGGTCTATTCTTTAGGAAGTGAAGCATTTCTGGTAAGTAGTACAATGTCTGAATGACTGGAGGAGATGGATTGATGGTCAGACAAAGGGCCCCGGGACAGGTTGACGAGACAGCTTCATGTTCCTGTGTGTTGTCACTTTCCCTGGCAGGGAAGAAGAGGTCTAGTCTGTCCCTAATCTGAGGGGGATCAGTCAGGTGGGAGCTGGGGGTCAGTcaggtggtggtgggtgggggaggggggggggcagtcaggtgggggtggggggtagacTAGGCGATGATGGTTAAGACTAGGTAGCCCCTTCCAATCTCCCTAGCTACTTTTCTCTCTATGCACACCCTCAGGGCCATAGTGTGATCTGGGTGGTGATAAAGGTTCAggcagtgacagagacagaatgcCAGACTGGCTGGGCAGGCAGGGTTGGAGTcaaacccctctgtctctgtgaggTGAGGACTTGGTGGCCCAGCCAGCCTGTCCTGAAGGGGTGTATGAAAGGCATGCATTCTCAGAGACGCGACACAGAGAGAAGAAAGTCTGGCAGCCATGCTGTCTTACCCTTTATTCCCCATCCCGccctccctttctttccctccctcagtCCAATATCTGGCAGACTCCAGGCGCCACAGTGTAACTGCAGTCTCAGGTATGCTTCTGCAAGACACTACTACACAATCTCCCCAGGCTTCTATAGCCTAGCTGGGATCAGAGGAGTGATCATCCTACTGTATTATCTGAGCTATTCTATACCAAGTTTCGATTGTTGTTCCCCAATTCCTATACACTATTCTCACATCAAATTGAACATAATGAAAGTATTTCCTCCAATTTATTGTGTAGTACAGTATTGGCTTCTTCTTTTCCTTgttctgttctccctccctccactcccctctaaTGTTGTGGCATTGTCATCATGTTTAAGGGTTTAGGATGATTACAAAATAATGTGAAAATAGAACAAGTAAGCAGAGCCTATGTTGAGGTTCACCCTCTGTCAGCATAGTGACAGTTGCAGGGGCAATTTTCATTGTGGTGCATGTGGTTTTGTGGTAGATATGCTCTCATCTAAACTACATACTAAGCTGTGGCTGCTGGTTCATTATTTAAACAGGCCACAAGGATCATAATGCACATTTGTTCCTCAATGAAAAATCCTGACTTAAATTTGTATAATTTCTCTGTATGTTTTGTGGGACCGAAGGACTGTGCAGGGTTTTGTGTGTTAAGTAGGAAGGATTTGAGTGTGATTATGTGTTGATATAAATTAAGAGATTTATGATGGAAGATTTTAAATGTAATTGTAGCCAATTATGTAGTTGTAGCCTATTataacactaataataataatatatatattattaacgtTTTTATTAttcgtttttttgtttgttttgttttttttaacgAATACAAAATCATTCCAACATCAACATACCTGGCAGGCTTCAAGGTCCGAATCCGGAATCCTTGGGAGGTCCCTACTCCATTGAAGTTTAAATgtaaaatggttagggttagggtaaggtttaaggttaggaacGTCCCAAGGATTCCGGATAGCACTGACCCTGGCTTCagtcagagaagaagaagacCCTGGCTTCAGTCAGTGGAGCGTAGGTGACGCGGACAGCTTCATTGTGTTTGCGGAACACTCTGCCAATGCGCACTACCACCACTATCCCATAACTACCCTCACTGGAAATCCGTTCTGTCATCACAGCGACGCGCAACGAAAAGATAGCAAACATGTCAGACAAGAAACAGACTGTGGATTTGGGATTATTAGAGGAGGACGATGAGTTTGAAGAATTCCCAGCTGAGGGTAAATTCATTATATTTCCATACGTTACTATTGTTCACCCGTTTTTTACTGAATTGTCTCATTTAGTGACAAAACCGGGCCCGACAGTGACTCAGCTAGTTTAGCAAGCTATGTTAACAACATTGAATGAAGTAAAAGTAAATAGCTAGTGTGCTAACAGCAGCAGCTGACGAGCTAGCTAGCTTAGTAGCTACTACTTTGAATTGTATTATTCACCTGATTGAATttataacgttagctaactagcgATTGCACTGGTGTAAACTTTACATAGTTAAACATTAGTTAACTAACGTTAGCTGTAATGTAAACAACGCGCAGCATCTAGCTAAAAGCCAGCTAGCGTTAATTAACCttagttactgtagctagctagctacgctAGCTGGAGTAGTAGCTAGTTGAGTAAAGGGCCATCCACACCAAGTTTTATAACTTTAACGATAAAATATACATAACCTAAACGTTCCACTGTACACCTGTCAGTCAACTGATCAACGCATCCTATTGCAGGCCTATTAATAAGGTGGTAACACAGACCATTCACTGCTTCAAGATGGGACAACCGCAAATAATACTTCAATGTACATGTGTGCCTAATGAAAAATAATAAACTCATATTTATATCTAACAATTCAACAATAATCCCTGTTTATCCCGGGTATCATTTACATCATGCCTCGATGCTGAAGTGTTATGTAAATTGTTAATTCGTTTGCATCTTCTTTTCCTCAGTGCTCATCTGTCCGTTGAAACTTTTTGCAACGCATCAGTGCAGTAATGTTATCACTGGCCAAAGTAATCACACCAATACTCATACTATATAACTTTCCCTGAATGTTAATTTGGCCTATTTTATATTCAGCAATTAAGAGCAAGCCTGCTTCACTCCACAAATGCCTAGCATTAAACAAAAATAAGTATACAAATAAATGTCCTATAGCTTTTCTGGGATTTCACGTGAAAAGGAATAGCGGGGAGTATTGCTTAGTCTATAGCCTATATTGCGCATGAGAACAGCTGGAagagagtagaggtcgaccattatgatttttcaacgcagataccgattattggagaaccaaaaaAACCGATACCGAATAATCGTCAGAtataattttttaaatgtatttatttatttttaaatttatttgtaataatggcaattacaacaatactaaattaacacttattttaacttaatataatacatcaatcaaatcaatttagcctcaaataaataatgaaacatgttcaatttggtttaaataatgcaaaaacaaagtgttggagaagaaagtaaaagtgcaatatgccatgtaaaaagctaacgtttaagttccttgctcagaacatgagaacatatgaaagctggtggttccttttaacatgagacttcaatattcccaggtaagacgttttaggttgtaggaattataggactatttctctctatacgatttgtatttcatgtacctttgactattggatgttcttataggcactttagtatttccagtgtaacagtatagcttccgtccctctcctcgatcctacctgggcttgaaccaggaacacatcgacacagccaccctcgaagcagtgttacccatgcagagcaaggggaacaaccactccaagtctcagagcgagtgacgtttgaaatgctattagcgcacaccccgctaactagctagccatttcacatcggttacaccagcctaatctcgggagttgataggcttgaagtcataaacagagcaatgcttgaagcacagcgaagagctgctggcaaaactcacgaaagtgctgtttgaatgaatgcttaagagcctgctgctgcctaccatcgctcagtcagactgctctatcaaatcatagccttaattataatataataacacacagaaatacgagccgtaggtcattaatatggtcgaatcctgaaactatcatctcgaaaacaagatgtttattctttcagtgaaatacaaaaccgttccatattttatctaacgggtggcatccctcagtctaaatattgctgttacattgtacaaccttcaatgttattgtaacggttctcttgtggtgaaggagaagcggaccaaaatgcagcgtgtagattacgatccatgtttaataaacaaacgtaaaacacgaatCAATTACAAACTCTACAAataaagaacgtaacgaaaaccgaaacagcatatacttgtgtaaactaacacagagacagtttcacccacgaaacacacaaagaatatggctgcctaaatatggttcccaatcagagacaacgataaacacctgcctctgattgagaagcacttcagacagccatagacttaactagaacaccccactaagctacaattccaataccaacacaccacatacaaaaaccccatgccacaccctggcctgaccaaacaaatgaagataaacacaaaatgcctcgaccagggcgtgacagttatgtcataattacgtaaaattctggcaaattagttcgtaACGAGCCAACCGGCCCAAACtattgcatataccctgactctgcgtgcaatgaacgcaagagaagtgacacaatttcacctggttaatattgcctgctaacctggatttcttttaactaaatatgcaggtttaaaaatatatacttctgtgtattgatcttaaggcattgatgtttatgttaggtacacattggagcaacgacagtcctttttcgcgaatgcgcaccacattgattatatgcaacgcaggacacgatagataaactagtaatatcatcaaccatgtgtagttaactagtgaatatgattgattgtttttttacaagataagtttaatgctagctagcaatttaccttggttTCTTACTACATTCACATAACGgtcaggctcctcgtgaggcgggtggttagagcgttggactagttaactgtaaggttgcaagattgaatccccgagctgacaaggtaaaaatctgccgttctgcccctgaacaaggcagttaacccaccgttcctaggctgtcattgaaaataagaacgtgttcttaactgacttgccaagttaagtaaaggtgtaaaaaatatatatatttatcggCCAATCGGCGTCCAAATATACCGATTTtcttatgaaaacttgaaatcggccctaattaatcggccataccgattaattggtcgacctctagggCCTACCATTGGAAAATATGGCATTCTCATGCGCTGTTTGTCGACATCATTCTCCAAAGTCATCCTATAATTAATGTGGCCACCAATATGCTCACATATGCACAGTTATTTAGGCAAGTTCACTGTACGCTCTGCCTTCACGTTTTATTGAAGTGGTTATCAATGTTTTCTCGTTGGAGGGATAGGGAAAATATCACTCTGAAAGTGATCCAAACGATGGCTCTCGTTATCGTTCTCCACTATTTTTGTAGTTATCATTGCACTTGTGAACGCACATGTTCACTTGAATTAGAATAATTGATTTTTTATTCTAGTTATCGTTCTTAATGTGGACGGCCCTGTAGAGTtacttgttagctagctaacagtgtttcataatttctcttcattgTATTTCTCTGTGTTCAGATTGGACGGGTCTGGATGAGGATGAAGATGCCCACGTGTGGGAAGACAACTGGGATGATGACAACGTAGAGGATGACTTCTCTAATCAACTCCGGTAGCCAGCCACACCATTCATATATTtacatttgtattattatttagcAAAAGCTttaatccagagcgatttacaggagcaattagggttaagcgcCTTGCTCAAGGggacatcaacagatttttcactgTATCTTCTTCACAGGAGACAAATCGCCCCAATGCTTGCACTGAATGTTGACGCGCAACGCTTGCAGCAGGGTTTTGGAAACATAAggaacataaactcagcaaaaaaataaatgtcctctcactgccaactgcttttattttcagcaaacttaattaacatgtgtaaatatttgtgtgaacataagattcaacaactgagacaaactgaacaagttccacagacatgtgactaacataaattgaaTTATGTGTTTCTGAACAAAGagagggtcaaaatcaaaagtaacagtcagtatctggtgtggccaccagctgcattaagtactgcagtgcatctcctcctcatggactgcaccagatttgccagttcttgctgtgagatgttactccactcttccaccaaggcacctgcaagttcccggacatttctgggggggaatggcccaagccctcGCCCTCCGATCCAACACGTCCGAGACATGCTTAATGGGATTTAGATCTGGACTCTTCGCagacactgacattcctgtcttgcaggaaatcacgcacagaatgagcagtattgctggtggcattgtcatgctggagggtcatgtcaggatgagtttacaggaagggtaccacatgagggaggaggatgtcttccctgtaacgcacagtgttgagattgcctgcaatgacgacaagctcagtccgatgatgctgttacacaccaccccagaccatgatggacccatCACCCCAATTccatcctgctccagagtacaggcctcggtgtaacggtcattcctttgacgataaacgagaatccgaccatcacccctggttcgacaaaaccgcgactcgccagtgaagagcactttttgccagtcctgtctggtccagcgttGGTGGGCTTGTGCcgataggcaacgttgt is a genomic window of Oncorhynchus keta strain PuntledgeMale-10-30-2019 chromosome 19, Oket_V2, whole genome shotgun sequence containing:
- the LOC118370957 gene encoding 26S proteasome complex subunit SEM1-like translates to MSDKKQTVDLGLLEEDDEFEEFPAEDWTGLDEDEDAHVWEDNWDDDNVEDDFSNQLRAELEKHGSKMETS